The following proteins come from a genomic window of Gossypium raimondii isolate GPD5lz chromosome 5, ASM2569854v1, whole genome shotgun sequence:
- the LOC105770438 gene encoding protein NODULATION SIGNALING PATHWAY 2: MAMAIDNAFEVDFCSYSTSTTTITTADEDPACTWNHWGSPVVDWGSLSSERDEFQDLIESMMDDGTGFELTRLGHDHETSNSVSVSVSTDTMVADEETNGEDFKGLRMVHLLMAAAEALMGANKSLARVILVRLKELVSPSDGTNMERLAAYFTEALQSLLEGSGGGHSKHLITNGPQHHRDKHREADMLAAFQLLQDMSPYVKFGHFTANQAILEAVTHDRRIHIVDYDIMEGIQWASLMQALVSRKEGPPTPHLRITALSRGSNGWRSIGTIQETGRRLTTFASSIGQPFSFHQCRLDSDETFRPSALKLVRGEALIINCMLNLPHFSHRPPSSVASFLSGAKTLNPRLVTLVEEEAGPIGDGGFMGRFIDSLHHYSAVFDSLEAGFPMQCRARALVERVILGPQIAGSLTQIYRNRNEEESGRWSEWLDTMGFNPVSISFANHCQAKLLLGLFNDGYRVEELANNRVVLDWKSRRLLSASIWTSPPDSDL; encoded by the coding sequence ATGGCGATGGCCATAGATAACGCCTTCGAGGTCGACTTCTGTAGCTACAGCACCAGCACAACCACCATTACTACTGCAGATGAGGACCCAGCTTGTACCTGGAATCACTGGGGATCCCCGGTTGTTGACTGGGGCTCGTTATCGAGCGAGCGTGATGAGTTTCAAGACCTTATCGAGTCCATGATGGATGATGGAACAGGGTTCGAGCTAACTCGATTAGGACATGATCATGAGACGAGTAACTCTGTCTCTGTCTCTGTCTCCACCGATACGATGGTTGCGGATGAGGAAACCAATGGTGAGGATTTCAAGGGGTTGAGGATGGTTCACCTATTGATGGCCGCCGCAGAGGCACTCATGGGGGCTAACAAGAGCCTAGCTCGGGTGATATTGGTTCGGCTCAAGGAGTTGGTGTCCCCCAGTGATGGAACCAACATGGAAAGGTTGGCAGCCTATTTCACCGAGGCCTTACAGAGTTTACTCGAAGGCTCCGGAGGTGGCCATTCAAAGCATTTGATAACCAACGGACCTCAGCATCACCGTGACAAGCATCGTGAAGCGGACATGCTTGCAGCTTTTCAGCTGTTGCAAGACATGTCGCCTTACGTTAAATTTGGTCACTTCACGGCCAATCAAGCCATCCTGGAAGCAGTGACACATGACAGGAGGATCCACATAGTGGACTACGACATCATGGAGGGGATCCAATGGGCGTCTTTGATGCAAGCATTGGTGTCTAGGAAAGAAGGACCACCAACCCCACATCTTAGGATCACGGCTTTATCAAGAGGCAGCAACGGTTGGCGATCAATTGGTACCATTCAAGAGACCGGACGACGGTTAACCACTTTCGCATCCTCCATTGGGCAGCCCTTTTCATTCCATCAGTGTAGGCTGGACTCTGATGAAACGTTCAGACCGTCAGCATTGAAGTTAGTTCGAGGTGAGGCCTTGATTATCAATTGTATGTTGAACTTGCCTCACTTTAGCCATCGACCTCCCAGTTCTGTCGCTTCGTTTTTGTCCGGCGCCAAGACCCTGAACCCAAGATTGGTGACCCTGGTGGAAGAAGAAGCCGGGCCCATTGGAGATGGAGGATTCATGGGACGGTTCATAGACTCATTGCACCATTACTCGGCCGTGTTCGACTCTCTGGAAGCCGGGTTCCCTATGCAGTGCAGGGCTCGAGCCTTAGTGGAAAGAGTAATTCTGGGGCCTCAAATAGCCGGATCCTTGACCCAGATTTACCGGAACCGAAACGAAGAGGAGAGTGGCCGTTGGTCAGAATGGTTAGACACCATGGGATTCAACCCTGTTAGCATCAGCTTTGCCAATCATTGTCAAGCAAAACTTCTTCTAGGCTTATTCAATGATGGTTATAGAGTGGAGGAGTTAGCCAATAACAGGGTCGTCTTAGATTGGAAATCCAGGCGTTTGCTTTCAGCTTCCATCTGGACTTCTCCTCCAGACTctgatttgtaa